atatttttattgtaaaaaaacaaaaacttgtgGCAAACccaagtgttgcaagtcaccccgctgTTGCAAGACACCCCGTTTGACGGTACCATCTTTGCCAACAAAGATGAAGAAAAATGACAGAACTTTGATTTCTATTTCTAATTCCGTTCTGGTGGTTGTATCAGATAGTTAAAAAGTCCTATCGTTAGGctgaaactttgagaataaaaAATATGGAATGAATAAAGAATATAGAAGAAATTAAATCAACAAAGAATTAAGAAAAAAGGAACGAGGAATAAATAACAGGTGagagtggcgtagccacgggggtggttttggacataaccccccccccccagagacaaaattcttaaaagaaaattttttttcgaaccttctcgaaatttaaaaatgttcagaaacccccccccccccaccccGTTTTCTGGGTACACCACTGACAAGTGAAGAATAGAAAATTAgatcttttagtggaatgccttCATTTGTcatgccataagacgagttaatactaacagtattgacccgattttgtctacccccgattttatcacgttttcgaccccaTTTTGtaacccaatttttttttaaagattttagtctctttttatttttacaaattttttataccgcaaacaacaaggTTCCGTTCGCGTATTTTGCCTTCCCAAGGCAAATATTAATATTtgtgaaacaaattaaaaaactgaaattaaacaattttctgattttgtcacatttcctattttatcacccaaATATTCACCAGGAGGTCATTAAATTTGAATATTACTGTATTCCATCATTGGTGGAGCCAGATATGGGGCACCACATATTACAAGCACGCTAGTGTACCCAATAGAAACGTTCTTGAACCAAGTGGTATCTCATCAAATAACTATGACTGACGCCGCCAGTGTATTCCCTCGCTTGATTGTAACTTCACAGTGCACAAGTGGGaaaaaaaggaatttcttatgaaTCAAGTATTAAGTATCAACAATACAAAACCAAAAAACAAAATGCCACCAAATTTCTACAGTACAaaattaaaccgtctaagacgagtttagtacactccatttaattctactacgttttgttatctttgcagatacgtatttcgacctcaactgtgaggtcgtcttcagtgtcttgtacttgactcgactagtcgagtagtggaattaaatggagtgtactaaactcgtgttagacggttgaatacattccaccaaaaaaagcttaaaatatttttccacaaaattaaAGTCCCACACTGAAATTCAATGACAAtgataaaaatattgtaacttAGGTTTTCTAGAGTTTTATCCCTATGTTAAATTATCATACTCGATTCGTTGAAAACTCTATTTTTGTGTACTCATTGCGTAAtcattaaataatttcaatatattAAATTCCTTTTCTATTCATTTTCAGATTATCACATGTAGTGCGCCTCTCGCCGAATGTCTTTTGGGTGATTGTCGAGGATGCCGACCATGCATCCGATCTGGTGACGAATCTCCTGAGGCGGAGCGGTTTACAAGACCGCAGCATTCAATTGTATGCCAAAACGCCAACCAATTTCAAACTGCAAGGGAAAGATCCCAACTGGCTCAAACCTCGAGGGGTAGAGCAGCGCAACAAAGCCTTGGAATGGACGAGAAAACACATGGCTGAGAATGGAGGACGCGAAAGACATTCAGTTGTCTATTTCATGGATGATGACAACACATACAGCACCGAACTGTTCGCTGAGATTTCGAAAATTGAAAGGAATAAGGTAATAATAAATAgctcatttggccaaaatgaacttttttattGTGCATGCAAAAGCAGTGCCCAGTGGAGAAGGGAGTAAAAGATTCCATTGCGTAATCATGCCAAACTACTGCAATCCACTTTTTTACTTGTAGCCCATGTATGGAATAACTTTGATCTATCTTTACAGGTTGGAGTCTGGCCCGTCGGCCTGGTTGGAGGATTAATGGTCGAAAAGCCGGTCCTAAACCGGGATGATATAGTTCTGGGATTCAACAGTGCGTGGCGCCCAGAGAGACCATTTCCACTGGACATGGCGGGATTTGCCATCAGCTCCGATCTGCTTCTGGACAATCCACAGGCGCAGTTCAGTTACGAAGTTGAACGCGGCTACCAGGAGAGCGAAATTCTTCGCCATCTAACGATTGTCCACGAGATGCAACCGCTGGCGAACAAATGCACCGAAGTGCTTGTATGGCACACCCGAACCGAGACACCAAAACTGGACGCGGAAAAACAACTAACGAAAGCTGGAAAGCATTCGGACACTGGTTTAGAAGTGTAAACATGAAATTGTGATAGTTGTTTCCATGAAGTCTTGGGAATGTTTACAATTTTGTCGAAATCGACGCAAAACAAATGTGGCTTATGAAAATGTTCAACATGATAGTTGCTCGGAAATACTCATATTTTACtgtggaaaatttattgaataacAACGATATCCGTTTTAATGTCTTGGGTCCGAGAGTTTTGTGTCTCGTTTACATACCAGTATTATGCAGTGGACTTCATGCCAATCGAACAACAGGAGAAAACTTATTCAAATATTTCGGCAGCAGATACCTACATGATATTACTGTAGAGTATGATAatctttattttcattttctattCATTTTTCTATAAAACTATTGATTGTATTTTTTTACGTTCACTTTAAGACTGTTAtcccaaacaaaaaaaaaaatcaaatgggaaAATTAATTTTATATCAACTTCAGTTAGTTATATTGAATCTGTTAGCTTGTATTTAAatgggaagaatttccttttatGTTTGTCACGTTTTCATTGccttctatttttatttttaaaagtatcACAAGTCGCCAGTCGATGACCTATACATACTATTTTTAAACTTTCGATAATGCCGTCAAACGGGATAACTTTCAATCTTGAAAGTCACCTTTCATGGTGTAACACTAATGAATGCCAATAAACATAAGTTCATTATACATAATgcgtaaattatttttatctctACTTCACCATACAATATGGTTCGTGTCTTCTCGTTCTTTCAAAAGaagttttaaaaaatcttcattTGCTGAATTCACGTTATTTAACAACATCATAAGAACAAAGTGCATGATATATCTTGACTAATTAGCTAACCGCAATCGATAGCAAATTTGTGATCGATCAACAATTATATGAAATGAACGTGCATTTCGACTTTCATGGTTGAAACATGGCACATCAGCAGATAAAAGTTGACAAGAAATAAAATTAAGAAGTAACTCAAAAAAATAGGGAAAGGAAAACCTTTGTATTTAAGAATATTGGAGCCCTGAAATGCGTTTTAAATTGAGTACGTAGTAAGTACTGCTAACTAAAACTTTCAAAGTTGTGTGCCGTGACCTCGGTGATTCTGAGCAGTTCCTAATTCTATGCATTTATAGTAAAATTGTATGAAACATTGTAATAATTTCGAAATTATTGTTTAACATATGTTACTTGCAATAATGTTATTCACTCATGCACGAGAACTATTCGAAACTACCATAATAATTTATTTACCATAAGCAATCAAAAAGTGCAAAGAATTAGGCCTTTGGTCTTCAGTAAGCCTTGCGTAGGCGTAGAATTGCCAATCCGGGGacgacgagttcgattcttggcctggactaggatgttttcgggtttaAAACATTTTAGATTCCCTGGgtagtgtattcattgtacttgtcacacaagaaacatactcatgcaattggcaggcatagaaaagctttcaattaataaaggcggaaatgctaatagaacgctAGATTGAAAAGCAGTAAAAATACAGCTATAATGTAGACCTATTGGAGAAGAAGACACCGAAATTGGTGCTTTCACGGTAGGTATAATAAAATATCCACATTTCTCTGTAAATTTTTAAATACTGTGTTTACGTTCGAGAAAGTTTTTGATTAAAGAAATGATGGTCACGGCAGCAAAATTTTAGGAATAAGGAAATCATTCGAACGAATCAGATTCGGTCGAAAGTTTCGATGTTTGAAAATATGTCAATAATTGGAAATATAGGTACCGTGGAGgcaccatatttgacgcagttaagaaaaatttaaaaagaatcattatttaaaaaataattccaatATGGATTCGCTTAATATTCTGCATAACGAGCTTACTACTATTATAGAATGTGTAGAAATAATGAAACTTCGAAATATAAGtttatttcttagttttttAATCTGTTTTTATGTAGTACTTGAGGTGCCCaacttgacgcactaattttactatgttccttatttgacgcaaagttgttcctaatttGACGCACTTTAAAACTATGTTAAAACTCAATCAATTAAAtgccttatttttttattatataaagACAGTGACAGACAGTGTAATAGAACTTGGTAcgatataaaataaaaagttaattaattatACAAAGaggcatttttttaattgttcagtTGTTCTGCAAGTTATATGCTCTGTGGCAAGTAAGTGTTTTGTTAGTTTCATGAACCCTGCACATCATTCAAAATGCTTCTTATTTAGGTGTTAGAATCatgtcaaaatatatatttacggGAAAATTAACTTTTACATTTCATTACATAACCAGCCTACCATGGTCTGTTGTATTtgtaataaaaacataactttctTTGGTAATCTGCAATTTTGAATCTATAAACTGAGAAGTTCATATAGCTTCTGTCTAAACTGAGAAGGATACAGAAAACGCAACTTGTATATGAACGCTTTTAGAACCACATTGAAGCTACCAATCTGCAAGTGTTACGTGACCGGCAGATATATCTAAAAACATATGAGCTGCCCATctatatacattttttcaataaactattaACATAAACTGAAGCTTATATGAAAAAGGCagccatatttttgtttgattttataTTCAGGGTTGCACGACTAGTAGCGACAGGATAGCGACAGAGtaacaaattgaaaatatattcattGTTTTGGTTTGTTAGAATTTCGTACAAAGAAAGTAAAGTGAATTATATGATActaatttatattaaattttgttttcccGCAAGAATTCTAGCACTAGCATATAAAAACAGCATAATTACCAAATACATGTAAGAAACGCGTCAAATAAACGCATCAAAATCGAAGGTAGCATAAGGCATACTATCATGGGCTGGACACTTAGTGGAATGATCCAATGTTGACTAATATTTAAAGTAGTTGAGAGTTAGTTAAAACTTAATGAATACATATTGCTTTTCCTAATACTATTATTGAGGTTTATTAGCACTGCCTTGTCTATTCGTATAAGATTAATTAGGAACATCACAATGCATTGTGAGCCTAATTTGACGCAGAACATTTTGGGTTGAAAAATGCGTTCGAATGTTTCAATGTTCAACGTAAAAGGTAAAGCTTACTCATAATGCTCAGCTGTTTGTAGGTAGGGGTAAAAGATTCTCACAAAAGTTATTTTGCGtgaaaaaatgatcattcgaTCCTTAGCATTGTggctaagaaagaaaaaaattgacgCATTATGAGTATGACTTCCATATATTTTATTCGGGTACGTTGATTCTTCATCAATAATATGCTTTTTATGCCATATATGCAAAGAAGAAGAGCAAATAAAGCCATCTAGCTTGATTCGTTGATATATTTTTGGCGAAAATAGGTTTTCTGCATCATTTGATTTGAGAGTGCGCCAAGTTTGGAcctgcgtcaaatatggtgctTCCACGGTACAATACTCTAGATATTTgtgtttctattttttttgcatACTGTTGCGGGCACCCGTTAGAAATCACATAGTTCTATAGCATAGAAGTCACGGTGTCTATATgcgaaattttaaaacaaaaatcagttTCTTTGCGTTACCTACCAAATAAAAGTTAATACTCTCCATGTTCATGTCATGGATGAACGGGTAGTAGATTCCTTTCACTGTCTGGATGTCTGCTGCTCTTACTTGGCCATCTTGGCCCGGGTATGTCCGAATTATTCGGCCTTTCAACCATTTCCCTGATGGTACCTTATCGTCGGTAATAATTACCACATCGTTGACTTTGA
The nucleotide sequence above comes from Armigeres subalbatus isolate Guangzhou_Male chromosome 3, GZ_Asu_2, whole genome shotgun sequence. Encoded proteins:
- the LOC134225285 gene encoding galactosylgalactosylxylosylprotein 3-beta-glucuronosyltransferase I translates to MNQEIRMKTKHFYGVLVILGFLLIYSLSSNRGCDRTADLQLDLQSFQESREAFIPNQRGPTIYAITPTYARPVQKAELTRLSHVVRLSPNVFWVIVEDADHASDLVTNLLRRSGLQDRSIQLYAKTPTNFKLQGKDPNWLKPRGVEQRNKALEWTRKHMAENGGRERHSVVYFMDDDNTYSTELFAEISKIERNKVGVWPVGLVGGLMVEKPVLNRDDIVLGFNSAWRPERPFPLDMAGFAISSDLLLDNPQAQFSYEVERGYQESEILRHLTIVHEMQPLANKCTEVLVWHTRTETPKLDAEKQLTKAGKHSDTGLEV